DNA from Castellaniella sp. MT123:
TGCGGCAGCGGGCGGCTGATCGCCGACATCGTGTCGGGGCAGGCCACCGCGATCCGCAGCGACGACCTGGGCGTGCAACGCTACCGCTGAACCGGCTGATCAAAGCGCCCAGGCATAGCCGAAGTCGCGCAGCGACTCGACGGGAGGTTCCCGCAACCCTGCCACTCGGGCCCGCATCCGCAGGCGGCTGATGATGTCACGGCATTTCGGATCCCCGTCCGGAGTGCGTGTCATCGGCCGCCATCCCTGGCGCACCGCCCCGATGATATCGGCATGGCTGGCGACGTGGCCGGGTGCCTCGAACAGACACAGCAGCACCGCCCGTTCGGCCCCGGTCAGACGCAGGAACGCTCCATCCTGATGCGTCAGGCGCCATCCCTGTTCCACCAGGCGCCAGGGGCCGATGCGATGGATCGCGTCCCCCTCGGACAGCGGACTGAATTGCGGCTGTTCCGCGCAATCCCCTGACGCCCGCCGGTACCCCAGGGCCCGCAAAGCCGATGCCATCTGGGATGGGGAATCGTCAGGCCGCAGGATGCAATCGACCCCGACCCGCAACAAGGCCGCCGGCTCGGCGCCCATGGGCCGGCCCAGCAGGGCGACCAGGATCAGGGCCGGATATCGTGTCCGCACAGCCTCGGCCACTCGGCAATTCGACGCGACATCGGCCATCAGCACCAGCGCATCCGGTGCCCGCACACCAGGGTGGTTCAGCGCCAGGCGTAAGGCCGGCCCGTCCAGAAACCGATCGACCCGCCACCCCAAAGCCTTCAGATACCGCGCCCAGGCGTCGTCACCGGGAGCCAGCACCCATACCCGTTGCTCCTCCATCCTTACCCCCCATTGCCCCACTTGCGTCCCGGGCCCATTCGAATGTGGGCATACGCTTCCGTCAGGAATGCCGATTATCACACTAGTAATAATTGATGACCACCAACGTGGTATTCATTTTTAGTCCAATGTGGACGTGGAAACATTCGGCGAACGACTACGCAAAACCCGGCTCCAGCGCGGTCTATCGCAGGCGCAGCTGGCGCATGCGTGCGGCCTGTCGCAAAGCGCCATCTCCAGCTACGAGAACGGCAGCCGGCAGTCGCCGAAGAAGCTGTTGAACCTGGCACAGACCCTGCAGGTGGACATCTACTGGCTCAGTCGGGGTGAAGGCGGCGCCGGCCCGGCATCGAACGCCGTCCAGACAGCCATGCGCGAGCACGAGTCCCCCTGGCCGTTTCCCTCCATCGAGCCCCGGATGTTCTGGTCCCTGACGCGGAAGGACCGCCAGACTGTGGAATCCGCCGTGTCCGCGCTGATCGACAATCTGCTGGCATCCGGCACCTGACCACCCAGGGCCGGGAACGTCTTCCGCGGACTGGCCGGCGCGTTCACATCCGGTCACCAAACATCGCAATCGGAACGGCTGGCAGACTCGGGGGCATCCCCGTATACTTCGTTCCACGCAGGGGTACTTGCCGGCATGGCCGGCGGGTTGAGAAAAACCCTTCGTACCAGTACGGATAATGCCGATGCTGGGAGCGTGCGCGGCATCCAGCCTGTCTCCGGAACGCGTGGTTCTTCCTCCCCGACTCGGCTCCATTTCCGAAATTTTTCGAACCTGGAGCTCCATCTTGAACACCAATCCCCAATTCCTGGCCACCCGGGCCACCGTCGACCTGGCCGCCATCGAGCCTTTGCCCGCCTCCCGCAAAGTCTATGAAACCGGCTCACGTCCCGACATCCAGGTGCCGTTCCGCGAAGTCCTGCAAGACGACACGCCGTCGCTCTTCGGCGGCGAAACCAATCCGCCCCTGACGGTGTACGACACCAGCGGCCCCTACACGGATCCCGCCGCCACGATCGATATCCGCCGCGGTCTGTCCACCCCTCGTCTGCCCTGGATCCTGGAACGCCAGGACACCGAGGAACTCTCGGGCCTGAGCAGCCAGTACGGCCGGGCCCGCCAGTCCGATCCAGAGCTGGACGCCCTGCGGTTCGAGCACAAGCGTGCACCGCGCCGAGCACGGACGGGCGCCAACGTCACGCAGATGCACTATGCGCGTCGCGGTATCGTGACGCCTGAAATGGAATACGTCGCCATCCGCGAGAACCTGCGCCGCGAGCAGTACCTGGACAATCTACGCGCCAGCGGCCCAGAAGGCGCTCGCCTGGTCGAACGCCTGACCCGCCAGCACCCTGGGCAATCCTTTGGCGCCGCGATCCCCGACATGATCACGCCGGAATTCGTGCGCGACGAGGTCGCCCGGGGCCGCGCCATCATCCCCGCCAACATCAACCACCCGGAGGTGGAGCCCATGGCCATCGGGCGCAACTTCCTGGTCAAGGTCAACGCGAACATCGGCAATTCGGCGATCCGGTCGGACATCAGCGAGGAAGTCGAAAAAATGACCTGGGCGATCCGCTGGGGTGGCGATACGGTGATGGACCTGTCCACCGGCAAACACATCCACGAAACCCGGGAATGGATCATCCGCAATTCCCCGGTCCCCATCGGCACGGTGCCCATCTACCAGGCGCTGGAAAAGGTGGGCGGTGTCGCCGAGGAGCTGAACTGGGAGATCTTCCGCGACACGCTGATCGAACAGGCCGAGCAGGGTGTGGACTATTTCACCATCCACGCGGGCGTGCGCCTGCCCTTCGTGCCCATGACCGCCAGCCGCATGACAGGCATCGTGTCGCGCGGCGGCTCGATCATGGCCAAATGGTGTCTGGCGCACCACAAGGAAAGCTTCCTGTACCAGCACTTCGAAGACATCTGCGAGATCATGAAGGCCTATGACGTCAGCTTCTCGCTGGGCGACGGTCTGCGCCCGGGCTCGGGCTACGACGCGAACGACGAGGCTCAGTTCGCCGAGCTGCGCACGCTGGGAGAACTGACGCAGGTCGCCTGGAAGCACGACGTCCAGGTGATGATCGAGGGCCCCGGCCACGTGCCGATGCAGATGATCCGCGAAAATATGGATCTGCAGCTGAAGCACTGCCACGAGGCTCCGTTCTACACGCTGGGCCCGCTGACGACGGACATCGCGCCGGGCTACGATCACATCACCTCGGGCATCGGCGCGGCCTTGATCGGCTGGTACGGTACAGCCATGCTGTGCTACGTGACTCCGAAGGAGCACCTGGGGCTGCCGAACAAGAAGGATGTGAAGGACGGCATCATCACCTACAAGATCGCCGCTCACGCAGCCGACCTGGCAAAGGGGCACCCGGGCGCAGCAATCCGCGACAATGCGCTGTCGAAGGCGCGTTTCGAGTTCCGCTGGGAGGACCAGTTCAATCTGGGTCTGGATCCGGATACGGCGCGGGCTTTTCACGACGAGACGCTGCCGAAGGATTCGATGAAGGTGGCTCACTTCTGTTCGATGTGCGGGCCGAAGTTCTGCAGCATGAAGATCTCGCAGGATGTGCGGGATTATGCGAAGGAAAACGGCCTGGACGAGGCGACGGCGCTGGCTCAGGGGATGGCGGCAAAATCGGCGGAATTCATTTCGCAGGGGGCGGAGATCTATCAGAAGGCGTGATGTCCACGGTTTGCGCGGGCAGGATTGATGATATCTGCCAACCCAGCCGCCGCAATGCCCGGTGGTTCCGCGACGCACTCCTGGTGGCCCTTCGGGCTTCCCGGATCTTCTTCGTCCGCCGGGGCGGCGGGCAAACTCGGCCTTCGGCCTCAAACAGTGCCCGCCGAAAACTCCCCGGCTCCCTTCAGAAGCATCCGGCACCAGTCGAATGGTCGCTCCACCACCGGGCATTGCGCCGACTGGGTTGGCTGCATGCGTGAGGATCACAAACCCCGAGTCAACGCTATAGCCTTGATCCGCATGCTCCATGAACGGAAATCGCCCTCAGGCATACCGCTACGTGGTTTGCACGAGGCGCACGACAGCCCAGCAACACAACCGCTCACGCCTTCACGCTAGGCCATTGCACTACCCAGGCCGTTGTTATCACCTTGCCGAGCCCCGACACAAGCCCCTGGGGGTCATGCTCCCGGCGCCGACATTGACGGGCGCCGGATGCTGACGAAGGGAGAGCGGGAGAAGTCGGCGGGTGTGTTTGAGCCGCGAAGCGGCGAGTTCGCCCGCCGCCCGCTCGGACGAGGCAGATCCGGGAAGTCCGAAGGACCGTCCGTCACCGTCGGCAGAGGGGGCGTGACCTCCAGGGGCGCCTCAAGAACTCAGATAAAGCAGACACCACAGCGACCCCCGGTGGCCCTCAACAGCCTACTTCACTGCGTACAGGAAAAGTTCCACCCGCCGGTTCAACGAGCGCCCCTCTGGCGTATTGTTGTCACCCACTGGATTTGCCGCGCCGCGGCCCTCCGAGGTCAGTCGAGCCATCGCCACCCCCTGCCCCGCCAGATACTGCGTCACCGCCTGCGCGCGCCGCTGCGACAAAGGAATATTGATTGCGTTCGACCCCGTCGAATCCGTATAGCCGATCGACTTTGCCCGCAATTCCGGATGCTGGCTCAACGCCCGCGCCACACTGTCGAGCACCGGAAGAAGCTCCGGCTTCAGCACCGACTTGTTCGTATCGAACGACACATTGCTGGGGATATTGACCTTCAGTGTCCCATCCGGCATTTCGATCACAGCGACTCCCAGATTGGATGCACCGGATTTTTCCACATCTTGCTTGATCCCCTTCCAGTTGTAGCCGACCACCCCGCCGACCACCGAGCCGATACCGGCGCCGATCAGCGCCGACGAACCGGTATCCCCGATCAATGCACCAAGCCCTGCGCCAAGCGCGGCCCCGGCACCTGCTCCCATGGCCGTATTCTGACCCTGAGGGGACATATTCGCACAGGCCGTCAGCAAAGCCAGGCTGCCAATTGCCGCCACACGGGCCGCACCTTGAATTCCAGCATACATGAGCGATCTCCTGTTCCTGATGGGACGCCAATAGCGTAACAGGACGAATGCATAAAAATGTAAGTCCTTGTAGCTGTCCCCGAACCGGCTTGCCTGGGGCCATAGGCGCCCAACAAGCATCGAATCCCACGACACGGAATACAATCGTGTCGAACTGGCCCGACGGGCCCGGCACCGCGATCGATCCGCAGGAACCGCATGATTGAATTTCAGCACGTCTTCAAGTCATATGGACGCGGCCGCAACATCCTGGCCGACGTTAATTTTCACGTCGCCCCGGGTGAATTCATCTTCGTGTCCGGCCCCTCGGGCGCGGGCAAATCCACACTGCTGAAACTGATGGGCGGGCTTGAACCGGCCAGTCGGGGATCCGTCACCGTCAACGGACACCGCATCGACAAGCTGTCGTCCCGAAGTCTGCCGTATCTGCGCCGTACGGTCGGCCTGATCCTGCAGGATGCCCACCTGCTGTTCGACCGTCACTCTCTGGACAATGTCCTGCTTCCCCTGGCTGTCCAGGGGCTCGACCCCGGCACCGCAGGCACACGGGCACGCGCCGCACTGGAAAAGGTCGGCCTGCGCGGCAAGGAAACTCTATGGCCCATCGAATTGTCCGGTGGCGAACAGCAGCGCCTCGCGATTGCGCGCGCCATCGTGGGCCGGCCGGCCATCCTGATCGCCGACGAACCCACAGCCAATCTGGACCATGAAAGCGCCACCCGCATCATGGACGTCTTCCGCGATTTCAATCAGGTCGGCGTCACGACCCTGATCGCTTCGCACGATACCGACCTGATGGCCCGATACGCCCAGCGCACGCTGCACATCGATGCGGGCCGCTTTACCGATCTGACGGGGGTTCCAGCATGAACCGCTGGCTGCGCCATCATCGCTATGCCCTGCAGGTGTCGCTACGCCGCCTGTGGCTGCATCCGTTCTCGTCTCTGGCCAACATCGTCGTCATCGCCCTGATGCTTACGGTGCCCATCCTGGGGGCCTCTGTGCTGCAATCCAGCCAGCCGCTGGCGCGGCAGCTGGCCGTCGCCCCGGAACTGACCCTGTTCCTGAGCCCCGGCACGCCGGCCCCCCAGCAGCAGGCCCTGCTCGAGCGGTTGCGCGCGCAGGCCGGCGACAAGATCTCGCAGGCGCGCCTGCTGCCGCGCGATCAGGCGATGGCCCAGCTGCGGGCCGACCCGACGTGGGCCCAGGCGCTCGACGCGTTGGCCGACAACCCTCTGCCGGATGCCCTGATCGTCACCCTGCGCGACTCTGATGCCCCCGCCCGCGAAGCCCAGGCGCTGGCCGACACCTGGCGCCAGTGGCCCGGCATCGATCACGTCCAGCTCGACAGCGAATGGGTCCGGCGCCTGGAATCCCTGCTGTCCTTCGTCAAGGTCGGCCTGGGGCTGCTTGCCATCGCCGTGCTGGTGGTCGTGCTGGCTACAGTCTTCAATACGGTCCGCCTGCAGGCCCTGACCCAGCGCAATGAAATCGCGGTCGCCCGGCTGGTGGGAGCCACCGAATCGTTCGTGCGCCGTCCCTTCCTGTATCTGGGCGCGCTCACAGGGCTGGCCGCCAGCCTGCTCTCCCTGTTGCTCGCCTGGCTGGCGCTGACGCCGCTGAACACTTTGCTGGGGCGCTTTGCCGAAAGTTATGGAATCGACTGGACCATGCATTTGCCCGACACAGCGGATCTGCTGTTGTCCGGCCTCCTCGTGGTCATCATGGGGGCGGTCGCCGCACGCCTGTCGGTGACCCGCCACACCCAGTTCTGATGTCGTTGTCCGACCCGGCCTCCCGCATCGCCGCCTGGCAGGCGCAGGCGGGGCGTCACGACCTGCCCTGGCAGCGGACACACGATCCCTACCGGATCTGGCTGTCCGAGATCATGCTGCAACAAACGCAGGCGGCCACCGTCATCCCCTACTACGAACGCTTTCTCGGCCGCTTCCCCGATGTCCGGACGCTGGCCGATGCGCCGCTGGATGCCGTGCTGCAGGCCTGGGCCGGGTTGGGGTATTACGCCCGCGCCCGCAATCTGCATCGTTGCGCCCAGGTGCTGCGCGACGACCATGGTGGCCAGTTTCCCGATTCGGCGGTGGCGCTGGCCGAACTTCCCGGTATCGGCCGCTCGACGGCGGCCGCGATCGCGGCATTCGCCCACGAGGAACGGACGCCGATCCTGGACGGCAACGTGCGTCGTGTGCTGACCCGCTACCTGGCACTGGAAGGCGACCCGACGTCCGCACGAACGATGCAGACCCTGTGGCGCCATGCGCAGGCCTGGCTGGACGCCGCGCCCGCCAGCCTGAACATGCGTGCCTACACCCAGGGCCAGATGGACCTAGGTGCCACGGTCTGCACCCGAGGCACTCCCGACTGCGATCGCTGCCCGCTGGCGCCCGATTGCGCAGCCCGCCTGCAAGGCCTGCAGAACGTGCTGCCCACGCCGCGCGTGCGGCGTGAACAACCGCGACATCACTGCTGGCTGCTGATCGCCGAATGCCAAGACCACATCTGGCTGCAGCGCCGCCCTGACGCGGGCATCTGGGGCGGCCTGTGGGCACCGCCCATATTCCCCGACCGCGCCGCGCTGGAGGCCGCCTGTGTCCCTCTGGACGGGCCGGTCCAGAACCTGGCTGCGATCGAGCACGTCTTCACGCACTTCCGGCTACTGCTACAGCCGGTGCGCCTGCGACTGGCTGGCCCGCCGCCAAAGTTCCTGGCCCTGTCAGCCATGCCTGCGCAGCACCCGAAGCCCGGCGCCTCGCGCCGGGGCGCCAATCCCGCCATAATCCCGCCCGATGCGGGTCTGTCATCCTGGATTTCGATCGACACCCTGGCGGACACGGGAATGCCCGCGCCCATCGCCCGATTATTGCTGAGCCTATACGAGCGGACAGTTCGCTCATCCGGATGAGCGCAGGTTCGGCAACGGGCCGCGCCCGACACTGACACCAGAGATTGTCTTCGCGCGGCAGGCCGTCACCGCCCGGAAGACTCCCAGCGCGGGTCGGCATCGCTGCCATATCGTGGCTGATACGCCCCGATACTCATCAGCAGACCGCAGGCGATCCCCAGCGTCATCAAGGCCGTGCCCCCGTAGCTCATGAAGGGCAAGGGCACGCCCACGACGGGCAGCACCCCGGTCACCATGCCAATGTTCACGAATACATAGATGAACATCATCATCGACATGGCCCCACCCAGCAGACGGCCGAACTGCGTGGGTGCCCGCACGGTGATCGTCAGGCCGCGCAACACCATCAGCGCATAAAGCGCCAGCAGCATCACGCCTCCGTACAGGCCGAACTCCTCGGCGAAAACGGCAAAAATGAAGTCGGTCGTCCGTTCCGGGATGAAATCCAGGTGGCTCTGCGTTCCCTGCATGTAGCCTTTACCGTAGACACCGCCGGAACCGACCGCGATCATGGACTGGATGGTATGGAATCCCTTGCCCAGGGGATCGGAGCCGGGATTCAGCAGAACGCAGACCCGGTACTTCTGATAATCATGCAGCACGACCCAATCGACGTCCGGCTGACAGATCTGATCTTCATAGGAGACCAGCGTCCCCAGCCCCACGACAACCGCCAGCACAACCGGTGCAAGCAGTTTGAACGGAAAACCGGCGAAGTAAATCACGCAAAATCCCGACGCCAGCACCAGTAGCGCCGTCCCCAGATCCGGCTGTTCGATGATCAGGCCCGCCGGCACCAGCAGCAGCAAACCCGCCACCAGAAAGTCGCGCAGCCGGAACCGGTCGCCGGACTGGCGCTGGAAATACCAGGCCAGCATCAGCGGCACCGCGATCTTCATCATCTCGGAGGGCTGGATGCGTCCAAAGCCCAGGTCCAGCCAGCGAGTGGCGCCCTTGCTGGTCACGCCGAACAGGGTCACCGCCGTCAGCAGGACGATCCCGCCCACGTAGAAATAGGGTGCGGTGCGCATGATGAATGCCGGTCGCATCAGCGCGACCGCCCACATTGCCACGAAGGCAATCAGGAAATTGCGCAACTGGTCGGCGAAGCGCCAGTCGGTATTACCCACCGCCGAGTGCATGGTAGCCATACCCACCAGGGCCATCAACACCAGCAGAATCAGCAACGGCCAGTCCAGCACCGCCAGCATGCGGCGTGCCATCAGCACGATGATCTTCATGGCGAATCCTCCTGGGCGCCGTCCTCGGGGGGCGTTTCGGCATCGGGCAGGGGCGCGGGCTCTGGTGTGCCTTCCTCATCCGGCGCCGGCGCCGCATCGGGCACGGGTTGCAGCGGCCCCGTGCCGGCCCCTGTGCCGGACGAGGTCACGGCATCGACCACCTTCCGGGACTCCTGTTCCGTGCGCAACTGC
Protein-coding regions in this window:
- a CDS encoding helix-turn-helix transcriptional regulator, with the protein product METFGERLRKTRLQRGLSQAQLAHACGLSQSAISSYENGSRQSPKKLLNLAQTLQVDIYWLSRGEGGAGPASNAVQTAMREHESPWPFPSIEPRMFWSLTRKDRQTVESAVSALIDNLLASGT
- the thiC gene encoding phosphomethylpyrimidine synthase ThiC, which translates into the protein MNTNPQFLATRATVDLAAIEPLPASRKVYETGSRPDIQVPFREVLQDDTPSLFGGETNPPLTVYDTSGPYTDPAATIDIRRGLSTPRLPWILERQDTEELSGLSSQYGRARQSDPELDALRFEHKRAPRRARTGANVTQMHYARRGIVTPEMEYVAIRENLRREQYLDNLRASGPEGARLVERLTRQHPGQSFGAAIPDMITPEFVRDEVARGRAIIPANINHPEVEPMAIGRNFLVKVNANIGNSAIRSDISEEVEKMTWAIRWGGDTVMDLSTGKHIHETREWIIRNSPVPIGTVPIYQALEKVGGVAEELNWEIFRDTLIEQAEQGVDYFTIHAGVRLPFVPMTASRMTGIVSRGGSIMAKWCLAHHKESFLYQHFEDICEIMKAYDVSFSLGDGLRPGSGYDANDEAQFAELRTLGELTQVAWKHDVQVMIEGPGHVPMQMIRENMDLQLKHCHEAPFYTLGPLTTDIAPGYDHITSGIGAALIGWYGTAMLCYVTPKEHLGLPNKKDVKDGIITYKIAAHAADLAKGHPGAAIRDNALSKARFEFRWEDQFNLGLDPDTARAFHDETLPKDSMKVAHFCSMCGPKFCSMKISQDVRDYAKENGLDEATALAQGMAAKSAEFISQGAEIYQKA
- a CDS encoding OmpA family protein; translation: MYAGIQGAARVAAIGSLALLTACANMSPQGQNTAMGAGAGAALGAGLGALIGDTGSSALIGAGIGSVVGGVVGYNWKGIKQDVEKSGASNLGVAVIEMPDGTLKVNIPSNVSFDTNKSVLKPELLPVLDSVARALSQHPELRAKSIGYTDSTGSNAINIPLSQRRAQAVTQYLAGQGVAMARLTSEGRGAANPVGDNNTPEGRSLNRRVELFLYAVK
- a CDS encoding ATP-binding cassette domain-containing protein, yielding MIEFQHVFKSYGRGRNILADVNFHVAPGEFIFVSGPSGAGKSTLLKLMGGLEPASRGSVTVNGHRIDKLSSRSLPYLRRTVGLILQDAHLLFDRHSLDNVLLPLAVQGLDPGTAGTRARAALEKVGLRGKETLWPIELSGGEQQRLAIARAIVGRPAILIADEPTANLDHESATRIMDVFRDFNQVGVTTLIASHDTDLMARYAQRTLHIDAGRFTDLTGVPA
- a CDS encoding ABC transporter permease is translated as MNRWLRHHRYALQVSLRRLWLHPFSSLANIVVIALMLTVPILGASVLQSSQPLARQLAVAPELTLFLSPGTPAPQQQALLERLRAQAGDKISQARLLPRDQAMAQLRADPTWAQALDALADNPLPDALIVTLRDSDAPAREAQALADTWRQWPGIDHVQLDSEWVRRLESLLSFVKVGLGLLAIAVLVVVLATVFNTVRLQALTQRNEIAVARLVGATESFVRRPFLYLGALTGLAASLLSLLLAWLALTPLNTLLGRFAESYGIDWTMHLPDTADLLLSGLLVVIMGAVAARLSVTRHTQF
- the mutY gene encoding A/G-specific adenine glycosylase — its product is MSLSDPASRIAAWQAQAGRHDLPWQRTHDPYRIWLSEIMLQQTQAATVIPYYERFLGRFPDVRTLADAPLDAVLQAWAGLGYYARARNLHRCAQVLRDDHGGQFPDSAVALAELPGIGRSTAAAIAAFAHEERTPILDGNVRRVLTRYLALEGDPTSARTMQTLWRHAQAWLDAAPASLNMRAYTQGQMDLGATVCTRGTPDCDRCPLAPDCAARLQGLQNVLPTPRVRREQPRHHCWLLIAECQDHIWLQRRPDAGIWGGLWAPPIFPDRAALEAACVPLDGPVQNLAAIEHVFTHFRLLLQPVRLRLAGPPPKFLALSAMPAQHPKPGASRRGANPAIIPPDAGLSSWISIDTLADTGMPAPIARLLLSLYERTVRSSG
- the rodA gene encoding rod shape-determining protein RodA yields the protein MKIIVLMARRMLAVLDWPLLILLVLMALVGMATMHSAVGNTDWRFADQLRNFLIAFVAMWAVALMRPAFIMRTAPYFYVGGIVLLTAVTLFGVTSKGATRWLDLGFGRIQPSEMMKIAVPLMLAWYFQRQSGDRFRLRDFLVAGLLLLVPAGLIIEQPDLGTALLVLASGFCVIYFAGFPFKLLAPVVLAVVVGLGTLVSYEDQICQPDVDWVVLHDYQKYRVCVLLNPGSDPLGKGFHTIQSMIAVGSGGVYGKGYMQGTQSHLDFIPERTTDFIFAVFAEEFGLYGGVMLLALYALMVLRGLTITVRAPTQFGRLLGGAMSMMMFIYVFVNIGMVTGVLPVVGVPLPFMSYGGTALMTLGIACGLLMSIGAYQPRYGSDADPRWESSGR